A stretch of Dysidea avara chromosome 5, odDysAvar1.4, whole genome shotgun sequence DNA encodes these proteins:
- the LOC136256709 gene encoding uncharacterized protein, whose protein sequence is MTHTLTDIDTLLPYFISKEVINVQDRAVIKSKPRPSDQVNELLMYINGPLSVNDTTSFYSLLDVMEEHGNITTKQLANAMKGELQAQHQADHKVHQGQAITRSLSADGHLRINGVVCNGQHETDCCIGAALSSTDYEAILDDREVEINETHL, encoded by the exons ATGACACATACGCTGACTGATATTGATACTCTACTTCCATATTTTATATCAAAAGAAGTCATAAATGTTCAAGATAGAGCTGTGATTAAGAGTAAACCCAGACCCTCGGATCAAGTTAATGAGCTTTTGATGTACATCAATGGTCCTTTGAGTGTGAATGACACAACCAGCTTCTATTCTTTGCTAGATGTTATGGAAGAACATGGAAACATCACTACCAAGCAACTGGCCAATGCTATGAAAG GTGAATTGCAAGCTCAACATCAGGCTGATCATAAAGTACATCAAGGACAAGCCATCACAAGAAGTTTGTCAGCTGATGGACACTTGCGTATTAATGGTGTAGTTTGTAATGGCCAGCATGAAA CTGACTGTTGTATTGGGGCAGCATTATCTTCAACTGATTATGAAGCAATTTTAGATGATAGAGAAGTAGAAATAAATGAAACACATTTATAA